Proteins found in one Oncorhynchus mykiss isolate Arlee chromosome 3, USDA_OmykA_1.1, whole genome shotgun sequence genomic segment:
- the LOC110520146 gene encoding INO80 complex subunit D, whose product MYEGKHIHFSEVDNKPLCSYSPKLCKQRRLNGYAFCIRHVLEDKTAPFKQCEYVAKYNSQQCTNPIPKSEDRRYCNSHLQVLGFIPKKERKKKHDTLEEMRSRPHLESVALNITVPSLALKASNGLDELPPSPPCTRLLPLPDGEILDPFAFYEDDTNGEECAAQKGSVVRKKLHSRLVLSQKLQLHHHDTDFFQPPLEHFSPSPLPRVHPSSPLHPHLPRKQQTGLLQPPQHSTMPSFVLPGQQQGFLCKPAPPQTPAFLPVGLPPNTAPSQVQSSGPPLSRKALFTATPLPSSSWDSTQRHMVAMRPAAFSPPPACLARLQHLVQLCAQRHQEQGDLFPHLGLDWSEDSAEDDDVEAERVPPYHNAWRLQEGHTQDVSDEDAGSSRRTRLARLCSYLQDKYKHLCRQERATMRQKRYRYAFRKALLHAASKDPDCAGQLIQELRKVSQTSSSALGQQETEAGICTGSTKGRACTSQALPFTRHCFQHVLLNRSQQLFSSCTAKFADGQQCSIPVFDITHQTPLCEEHAKKMDNFLRGDGNRRVQHQQQQQQRKPRKKSKPPALTKKHKKKRRRGPWRPQKPIPPALPQGNLGMPSSSSLTMPTQASIRSPSTPELSTDELPDDITNDMADIPNDLELNQEDFSDVLPRLPDDLQDFDLFEGKNGELLPTTEEAEELVRALQAGLMGSYPDSLVCLTSMAEMAQADGVDHRVMAGVFPGPGVQPGGIGDLLNGRIPPENFSSLELEDNLLHSAGGHFSSAVSPQQPQGQAPPPGPSLTTPTVAQSPLSERTFPRTHQPNILAKPEVPTSSPQGSHYSSEHVPSPYSDHMSSPHATSFQTETPLLVEVPLSGVPGPPQSSWNNLHLPLTDPTQFGNLIRPEGHLISTSLSTPPSSTSHSVTLQPMAALSAIPQSGLTGLTAPPNPSPRDLLTSTQSKQQLPQFSAAFGHQLASHSGIPKDVQPSHSSTAPPTGFSIASATAASANSATPPFPHSD is encoded by the exons ATGTATGAGGGCAAACACATCCACTTCTCGGAGGTGGACAATAAGCCATTGTGCTCATACAGCCCAAAGCTCTGCAAGCAGCGCAGGCTCAATGGCTATGCCTTCTGTATCCGTCATGTCCTGGAGGATAAGACTGCCCCCTTCAAGCAATGTGAATATGTGGCCAAGTACAACAGCCAACAGTGCACCAACCCCATCCCCAAGTCTGAGGACCGCAG ATACTGTAACAGCCACCTCCAAGTTCTTGGGTTTATCCCCAAGAAGGAGCGGAAGAAGAAGCATGATACATTGGAGGAGATGCGCTCACGACCTCACCTGGAGTCAGTGGCTCTTAACATAACTGTGCCCTCGCTGGCCCTAAAGGCCTCCAACGGCCTGGACGAGCTGCCACCCTCTCCACCCTGCACCCGTCTCTTACCCCTCCCAGACGGGGAGATCCTGGACCCTTTTGCCTTTTATGAGGACGACACAAACGGGGAAGAGTGCGCTGCTCAGAAGGGCTCCGTTGTCAGGAAGAAACTACACAGTCGGCTGGTGCTCAGCCAGAAACTCCAGCTCCACCATCACGACACTGACTTTTTCCAACCACCTCTAGAGCACTTtagcccctctcctcttccccgtgtgcacccctcctcacccctccacccTCACCTCCCCCGTAAACAGCAGACAGGACTCCTCCAGCCCCCCCAGCACTCCACCATGCCCTCGTTTGTCCTCCCAGGACAGCAGCAGGGTTTTTTATGCAAGCCAGCTCCACCTCAGACTCCCGCCTTTCTGCCTGTCGGGCTGCCCCCCAACACGGCTCCCAGTCAGGTGCAGTCCTCCGGTCCCCCCCTCAGCAGGAAAGCTCTGTTCACTGCCACGCCCTTGCCATCCAGTAGCTGGGACAGCACTCAGCGGCATATGGTGGCCATGCGCCCAGCTGCCTTCTCACCTCCCCCTGCCTGCCTGGCCAGGTTACAGCATCTGGTACAGCTCTGCGCCCAAAGACATCAGGAGCAGGGAGACCTTTTCCCTCATCTAG GGTTGGACTGGTCTGAAGACAGTGCAGAGGATGATGACGTGGAGGCCGAGAGAGTTCCACCATATCACAACGCCTGGAGACTACaggaaggacacacacaggacGT CTCTGATGAAGATGCCGGTAGCTCTCGGAGAACACGTCTGGCGCGGCTGTGCTCGTACCTCCAGGATAAATACAAGCACTTGTGCAGGCAGGAGAGGGCAACCATGCGCCAGAAGAGATACCGCTATGCCTTCCGCAAAGCCCTGCTGCATGCTGCCAGTAAAGACCCTGACTGTGCTGGCCAGTTGATCCAGGAGCTGCGCAAGGTCTCCCAGACCTCGTCAAG tgCGCTGGGGCAGCAGGAGACAGAGGCGGGAATCTGCACTGGAAGCACCAAGGGCCGGGCCTGCACTAGCCAAGCTCTACCCTTCACCCGACACTGCTTCCAGC ACGTTCTGTTGAATCGCTCCCAGCAGCTCTTCTCCAGTTGCACAGCCAAATTTGCAGATGGACAACAATGCTCCATCCCTGTGTTTGACATCACGCATCAGACACCGCTCTGTGAGGAGCATGCCAAAAAGATG GACAATTTCCTGCGTGGGGATGGGAACAGAAGAGTGCAGcaccagcaacagcagcagcagcggaaGCCGCGGAAGAAGAGCAAACCGCCGGCGCTCACCAAGAAACAcaaaaagaagaggaggagagggccatGGCGGCCCCAAAAGCCCATCCCGCCGGCTCTGCCCCAGGGGAACTTGGGAATGCCTTCCTCCTCCAGCCTGACCATGCCCACCCAGGCTAGCATCAG GAGTCCTTCGACGCCCGAACTGAGCACTGATGAGCTTCCTGATGACATCACCAATGACATGGCAGACATTCCAAACGACCTCGAGCTGAACCAGGAAGACTTCTCGGACGTATTACCCAGGCTCCCCGATGACCTGCAGGACTTTGACTTGTTTGAAG GTAAAAATGGGGAGCTGCTACCCACCACGGAGGAGGCTGAAGAGCTGGTGCGAGCACTGCAGGCTGGGCTGATGGGCTCCTACCCAGACTCCCTGGTGTGCCTGACCTCCATGGCGGAGATGGCGCAGGCAGATGGAGTGGACCATCGGGTCATGGCAGGAGTGTTTCCTGGGCCAGGGGTCCAGCCGGGTGGGATTGGGGACCTGCTCAATGGCCGCATCCCCCCAGAGAACTTCTCCAGCCTGGAGCTGGAGGACAACCTGCTGCACTCTGCTGGAGGCCACTTCTCCTCTGCGGTGTCACCTCAGCAGCCCCAGGGCCAGGCCCCCCCCCCTGGGCCTAGCCTCACCACCCCCACAGTCGCACAGAGCCCCCTGTCAGAGCGAACGTTCCCCCGGACACACCAGCCCAACATCCTGGCCAAGCCTGAAGTGCCCACCTCGTCTCCACAGGGCAGCCATTACAGCAGCGAGCATGTGCCATCCCCCTATAGTGACCACATGTCCTCCCCCCATGCCACCTCCTTCCAGACAGAGACTCCTCTCCTTGTGGAGGTCCCTCTGAGCGGGGTACCAGGCCCCCCGCAGTCCTCCTGGAACAACCTCCACCTGCCCCTCACTGACCCCACACAGTTTGGCAACCTCATCAGACCTGAGGGCCATCTCATATCCACCTCTCTttccactcccccctcctccacctcccactCTGTGACCCTGCAGCCCATGGCTGCCCTCTCAGCGATCCCCCAGAGCGGCCTGACGGGCTTGACTGCTCCCCCCAACCCCTCACCACGCGACCTCCTGACCTCCACCCAGTCCAAGCAGCAGCTCCCTCAGTTCAGCGCTGCCTTTGGCCACCAGCTGGCCTCCCACAGTGGCATCCCCAAGGACGTGCAGCCCAGTCACAGCTCCACGGCGCCCCCCACTGGCTTCTCCATAGCTAGTGCCACCGCTGCAAGTGCCAACAGTGCAACACCCCCTTTTCCACACAGTGACTGA